The region AATCGCCGCCGCTGAGCAACAGCAGCGTGTCGCCGGGTTTTAGGATGATGCTGCCGATACCCTGATGAATCCTTTCGCCATGACGGCGCACGGCGAGCACGACAGCGTCATAACGGCCACGGAAATTACCTTGTTTGATAGTTTTATCGAGCATCGGCGAGGAGCGCGAGACCACGGCCTCGATGATGCCGGCGGCGGTTTGGCGATCCGGCAATTTGGGCCAGCCGCTTTCGTCACCCGGAGCCAGGCCGGCCTTGCGACGCAACTGGGCGATGCCTTCGGCGACTCCGACAAAGCCGAGGCGGTCGCCGGCCTGGAGAATTTCATCCGGCCGTACCGGCACGATGGTCTTTTCGCCTCTGATAATTTCGCTTAAGAAAACCGAATTCAAATGCCTGAGCCCAGCCTGAGTGACGCTGCGTCCGGGAAGGGGGCCATGTTCCAGCACCCGCATTTCAAAGAGATAATCGCGGTTCTGATTTTCGGCCTCGACCGCTTTACGTTCCGGCAGAATGCGGTAGCCGAAGAGAACGATATAAATAATTCCGACCAGGAAACAGGGCAGCCCGGCTTTGGCCAATTCAAAGAGCCCCAGCGAACGGCCGCCGGCATCGACTATCATGCCGTTGACCAGCAGATTAGTGGAAGTGCCGATCAAAGTGCAGGTGCCGCCGAGAATTGCCGCATACGACAACGGAATCAGATATTTACTGGGCGCCCGGCGATGATTGCGGGCCCATTCGCAGACCGCCGGGGCAAACATCGAAACAATCGGCGTATTATTGAGAAAAGCCGACAGCAGACCCACCGGCAACATCATGCGCAGCAAATCCCGGCGCCCCAGGCCCAGGCCCCGGCCCATGAAACGCCCGGCGAAAAAGCCCAGGGCCCCGGAAGACTGGGCTCCATAAGCCACGATAAAAAGCAAGGCCACGGTCATCATGCCTTTATTGGCGAAACCGGCTAAAGCCTCGGCCGGGGTGATAACGCCGGCCAGCAACAGGGCCGCCAGGGCCGCAAAGAGAATGGCATCCGGGGCTAAAAGCTCCAGTACGAGAGCAACCAACATCAGGAAAATTACCAGAAGAGTAAATTGGCCGGCAAATGTCATAATTTTCTTTGATATCGATTATTCAAAATTGCTGTTTTTGGTTTTCAGCCAGACCGCGGAAAACGATTCGGCAAATTTCACAGTAAACATTTCAGGGTTGACCCTGTGCTTTTCAGTTGAAAAACGACCCGGGATGCCGGTCATTAAATATTTGGCGTTCCCACTTTTCGCTGCTTCGAGAAATTTTTACCTCTCCATATCAACATCACTTATGGGGGTCAACAAAGCGCTTGGTTAGCCATGATGGGTTATCAGCAGTGCCCGTTCTTACGGCAGTTTTTTCCATATCTGGGCAGGCAAAGTGCAAAGATCCATGCCTGTCACAGAATTCATAATCCGACCTCCGCAGGGGCAACCCCTAACATGAAGTCACCCATTCGTCAACAAAGAGATCCAGCGCAAAGCGTTAAACAATCTTATTTTTCACAATCTCCCTGTCAGAATCTACGCATGAAACGACAATGAACAGAAGAAGATGAACAGAAGAAAACGGTGCCAGACATATTGATACAGTTAAATGTGAGGCGCGAGACAGGGATGAGGTTACAGGCCCCAGAGGGTGTTGGGGCGGTTGGCTTGGGTGGCGGAGGTTGGGGAGATTTTTTCGTCCCTGAAAACGCCGGGGGCACGGTTGAAGTTAGTCGAGTAGATCAGCTTCTCCCGATGCTACAGGTCGATGTTTGTGTTCTCCGTTTCTGCCTGGTTTCCCGGCAGTGCCACATGATCTCAACCATATATCAGTTGTCGCTGACCCCTCTCAAAACCGTGCTTGCGCTATTTACGCACACGGCTCCTCACATGTCAAC is a window of Pseudomonadota bacterium DNA encoding:
- a CDS encoding TRAP transporter large permease subunit, whose amino-acid sequence is MTFAGQFTLLVIFLMLVALVLELLAPDAILFAALAALLLAGVITPAEALAGFANKGMMTVALLFIVAYGAQSSGALGFFAGRFMGRGLGLGRRDLLRMMLPVGLLSAFLNNTPIVSMFAPAVCEWARNHRRAPSKYLIPLSYAAILGGTCTLIGTSTNLLVNGMIVDAGGRSLGLFELAKAGLPCFLVGIIYIVLFGYRILPERKAVEAENQNRDYLFEMRVLEHGPLPGRSVTQAGLRHLNSVFLSEIIRGEKTIVPVRPDEILQAGDRLGFVGVAEGIAQLRRKAGLAPGDESGWPKLPDRQTAAGIIEAVVSRSSPMLDKTIKQGNFRGRYDAVVLAVRRHGERIHQGIGSIILKPGDTLLLLSGGDFLARWNNARDFYLVSKVGDMPVIDRKKTLLSFGVLLLMVLLAAFGVVDIFKAAVLAVLALLLSRAITVVEARRSLELNVLIVIAASLGISQALIKSGAAQYLAAGLLSLVSGWGGVGLLTAIYLMTSLLTEVITNNAAAALMFPVAWTAAGQSGFDPLPFAVAVALAASASFATPIGYQTNLMVYGPGNYRFADFLKIGLPMNLLMMLTAVTAIRLGWNF